A DNA window from Ranitomeya imitator isolate aRanImi1 chromosome 2, aRanImi1.pri, whole genome shotgun sequence contains the following coding sequences:
- the SLC27A4 gene encoding long-chain fatty acid transport protein 4: MLRLASCSSLLLLLKAVVGLPWFQSIGAVFVFYLGSGGWKFMKVFYKTIRRDVRGAITLFRVKLEVKRHLREKNTVPIIFKQCVERHPNKTALIFEGTGATWTFRELDEFSNAVANFLYAEGFRTGDVIALFMENCNEYVGFWLGMAKIGVEAALINFNLRLDALEHCFSVSNSKAVIFGQEMSQAMTDVYSMMGKSIRLFCFGDCDRTTVPPSSEFISSLLQSASRLPPKDPGRSFTDKLFYIYTSGTTGLPKAAIVVHSRYFRMAALVHYGFGMRSDDVIYDCLPLYHSAGNIVGMGQCILLGLTVVIKRKFSASRFWDDCAKYNCTIVQYIGEICRYLLNQPLREAESQHKVRMALGNGLRPAIWMEFMSRFRIPQIAEFYGATECNCSLGNFDNNVGSCGFNSRILPFVYPIRLMKVNEETMELIRTPEGLCIPCQPGEPGQLVGRIIQSDPLRRFDGYVNQSATNKKIANNVFKLGDTAYLSGDVLVMDELGYMYFRDRTGDTFRWKGENVSTTEVEGILSRLLQQADVVVYGVEVPGMEGRAGMAAVADPNHKSDLVKFIKDLKKSLPGYSHPVFLRLLPKVNKTGTYKFQKTDMRKEGFNPSVVKDALYVLDSQQGKYIRLDAETYQKIQSGKLKL; the protein is encoded by the exons ATGCTGCGCCTGGCGTCCTGCTCgtccctgctgctgctgctcaaGGCCGTGGTCGGGCTGCCCTGGTTCCAGTCCATTGGTGCCGTCTTTGTTTTCTACCTGGGCTCCGGAGGATGGAAGTTTATGAAGGTTTTCTACAAGACCATCCGGCGAGATGTGAG AGGCGCGATTACCCTCTTCCGGGTGAAGCTGGAAGTGAAGAGACATCTGCGGGAGAAGAATACCGTCCCCATCATATTTAAGCAATGCGTTGAACGTCATCCCAACAagacggcgctgattttcgagggcACCGGAGCCACGTGGACATTCCGGGAGCTGGATGAGTTTTCCAATGCGGTGGCCAACTTCTTGTACGCTGAAGGTTTCCGGACCGGAGATGTCATAGCGCTGTTCATGGAGAACTGCAATGAGTACGTCGGCTTTTGGCTCGGCATGGCTAAAATCGGGGTCGAAGCCGCTTTGATCAATTTCAACTTACGTCTGGACGCCCTGGAACATTGCTTCAGCGTCTCCAACTCCAAGGCTGTGATCTTTGGACAGGAGATGTCACAAG CAATGACGGACGTCTACTCCATGATGGGGAAATCCATACGACTTTTCTGCTTTGGTGACTGCGATCGCACCACGGTTCCCCCTAGCTCGGAATTCATATCATCCTTGTTGCAGAGTGCGTCCCGTCTTCCTCCAAAGGACCCTGGAAGGAGCTTTACAG ATAAATTATTTTACATCTACACTTCTGGCACAACGGGGCTTCCCAAAGCGGCCATAGTGGTGCATAGCAG ATATTTCCGTATGGCTGCCCTGGTGCATTACGGCTTCGGCATGCGATCGGATGATGTGATTTATGACTGCCTTCCACTGTACCACTCCGCAG GTAACATTGTTGGAATGGGTCAGTGCATCCTCCTCGGTCTGACGGTTGTCATCAAAAGGAAGTTTTCGGCCTCGCGGTTTTGGGATGACTGCGCAAAATATAACTGCACG ATTGTCCAGTACATCGGTGAGATCTGCCGCTATCTCCTGAACCAGCCGCTGCGGGAGGCAGAGTCCCAGCATAAGGTGCGCATGGCGCTAGGGAACGGGCTCCGACCCGCCATCTGGATGGAGTTTATGTCCCGCTTCAGGATTCCGCAGATCGCAGAGTTCTATGGCGCCACGGAATGTAACTGCAGCCTGGGAAACTTCGACAACAAC GTTGGCTCCTGCGGATTTAACAGCCGAATTTTACCCTTTGTGTATCCCATCCGGCTGATGAAGGTAAACGAAGAAACAATGGAGCTGATCCGCACTCCAGAAGGTCTTTGTATCCCCTGTCAGCCCG GAGAGCCTGGGCAGCTCGTTGGCCGCATCATCCAGTCCGACCCGCTGAGAAGGTTTGATGGTTACGTGAACCAGTCCGCCACTAACAAGAAAATCGCCAATAACGTCTTCAAACTTGGGGACACGGCGTATCTCTCCG GCGATGTGCTGGTGATGGATGAGCTGGGCTATATGTATTTCCGGGATCGTACGGGTGACACGTTCCGATGGAAAGGAGAAAACGTGTCCACCACAGAAGTGGAAGGGATCCTGAGCAGACTCCTGCAACAAGCGGACGTGGTGGTCTACGGAGTGGAGGTGCCAG GAATGGAAGGGAGAGCTGGAATGGCGGCCGTCGCTGACCCCAATCATAAAAGTGATCTTGTAAAATTTATTAAAGACCTTAAGAAGTCGCTGCCTGGGTACTCACATCCGGTGTTCCTCCGATTACTGCCGAAGGTCAACAAAACAG